In the genome of Flexistipes sinusarabici DSM 4947, one region contains:
- a CDS encoding lipid-A-disaccharide synthase N-terminal domain-containing protein: MSKSEIIMLVIGFTGQFMFFMRFFVQWLYAEKYRKSIIPVAFWYFSLGGSFCLLTYAILRKDIVFIVGQSTGSIIYLRNLYFIHKERERKLYEND, translated from the coding sequence ATGTCTAAGTCAGAGATTATAATGTTGGTTATCGGCTTTACCGGCCAGTTTATGTTTTTTATGAGATTTTTTGTACAGTGGCTTTATGCGGAAAAATACAGAAAGAGTATAATACCGGTGGCTTTCTGGTATTTCAGCTTGGGTGGAAGTTTTTGCCTTTTAACATATGCTATTTTGCGTAAGGACATTGTTTTTATTGTCGGACAGTCTACAGGGTCAATAATATATCTGAGAAATCTTTATTTCATACATAAGGAAAGGGAAAGGAAACTGTATGAAAATGACTAA
- a CDS encoding glycosyltransferase family 2 protein codes for MQEGYSVVVPVFNEEGNIALLYKELSTVLKSLDLPYEIIFIDDGSTDNSLQEIKILTSKDVSVKYISFKKNLGQSAALKSGFQHCKYSVTITMDSDLQNDPADIPGLLQFYGEYQMVNGWRKNRRDNFSKKIGSKIGNFVRNLFVHDNIKDTGCSLKVMDTAMLKRIKIYKGLHRFLPVLMMSEGAKVKEVPVNHRQRMHGTSKYNNLGRAFAGLYDLICVRWMVKHQINEEIKEKNV; via the coding sequence TTGCAGGAAGGTTATTCTGTTGTCGTACCGGTTTTCAATGAGGAAGGAAATATTGCACTGCTTTATAAGGAACTGAGTACTGTATTAAAATCTCTTGATTTGCCTTATGAAATAATTTTCATTGATGACGGAAGTACAGATAACAGCCTACAGGAAATAAAAATTCTAACGTCAAAAGATGTTTCAGTGAAATACATCTCTTTTAAAAAAAATCTCGGGCAGTCCGCCGCTTTAAAGAGCGGTTTTCAGCACTGCAAATACAGTGTTACAATAACAATGGATTCAGATTTGCAGAATGATCCGGCTGATATTCCCGGGCTTTTACAATTTTACGGTGAGTATCAGATGGTTAACGGCTGGCGTAAAAATCGGAGAGATAATTTTTCCAAAAAAATCGGGAGCAAAATCGGAAATTTTGTAAGGAATCTGTTTGTTCATGACAATATAAAAGACACAGGATGCTCCCTGAAAGTAATGGATACGGCGATGCTTAAAAGAATAAAAATCTATAAGGGTCTGCACCGTTTTTTACCGGTTTTGATGATGAGTGAAGGAGCAAAAGTAAAGGAAGTGCCTGTTAACCACAGACAGAGAATGCATGGAACTTCAAAGTATAATAATCTCGGAAGGGCTTTTGCCGGATTATATGATTTGATATGCGTCAGATGGATGGTAAAACACCAAATAAATGAAGAAATAAAGGAAAAAAATGTCTAA
- a CDS encoding GntR family transcriptional regulator, producing MNNNTVSAFNKSAAVKAYIIKMIFEKRSGNIPTSEELAAKLCANVNTVKKVIKDLAKEGYIKTNKKAGTAIKTPIPTEASNSFKMYMENLVSLIMEMKSSGLGETEVESIFINALSENKKAESNIIYIDTSPESLIVGKIELESKLGFNITTMLLEDFLRKYEKIKNDEKIFVTTYICFQHLVNRNINENIIPLKITPPLDLLVNFDKIPMDTNVVSVVLSEQIQERIYDVYGLILEKFRNFKIYTLSEVKRKPVLLDNCDLLLTLKSIYRENEEYFSKVSNVITYNRFHDDEGIELIKSYLKRP from the coding sequence ATGAATAATAATACTGTATCCGCATTTAACAAATCTGCAGCTGTGAAAGCCTATATTATAAAAATGATATTTGAAAAGCGCAGCGGTAATATTCCCACTTCTGAGGAGCTTGCAGCAAAACTATGTGCCAATGTTAACACTGTCAAAAAAGTCATAAAGGATTTAGCCAAAGAAGGGTACATAAAAACAAACAAAAAAGCCGGAACCGCCATAAAGACTCCGATTCCAACAGAAGCTTCTAACAGTTTCAAAATGTATATGGAAAATCTTGTAAGTCTTATAATGGAGATGAAAAGCAGTGGATTAGGCGAGACCGAAGTGGAGTCCATTTTTATAAATGCTCTCAGTGAAAATAAGAAAGCCGAAAGCAATATTATTTATATAGATACATCACCGGAATCGCTGATTGTTGGCAAAATAGAGCTGGAGTCCAAACTCGGATTTAATATAACGACCATGCTTCTTGAGGATTTCCTGCGCAAATATGAAAAGATTAAAAATGATGAAAAGATATTCGTCACCACTTATATCTGTTTCCAACATCTGGTAAATAGAAATATTAATGAAAATATTATCCCTCTCAAAATTACGCCGCCTTTGGATTTGCTGGTGAATTTTGATAAAATACCAATGGATACCAATGTCGTTTCGGTTGTGCTGAGTGAGCAGATTCAGGAGCGCATATATGATGTTTACGGCTTGATTCTGGAGAAATTCAGAAATTTTAAGATTTATACGTTGTCTGAAGTTAAAAGAAAGCCCGTTCTGCTGGATAACTGCGATTTGCTGTTAACATTGAAAAGCATTTACAGGGAAAACGAAGAGTATTTTTCAAAAGTTTCAAATGTTATTACTTACAACAGGTTTCATGATGATGAGGGGATAGAGCTGATTAAAAGTTATTTGAAAAGACCATAA
- a CDS encoding sensor histidine kinase: MKSLKNKRYINLQIKITVLVFVILLSLSYLIGLYLSSNVKNKALSISKTYLTSLPSLIDNSINNFMVAGDKTVVKQLVKELSTDENIIGIHIFDAEGDISCAFSDFESRYPNKYLHMIYSNYTKKETLKEIKSEKIDMLAYYKPYENKKECRRCHPSEKKIIGVLNINVDMSQFTGELKSEANTVQAILMISAFVLAGILSYVINYLITRPVRKLENGMKEVSNNNLNTTVEINSRDELEKLADYFNQMVKSLRKANKEIDSFQKSLIHTDRLMTVGQLTASLSHEIKNPLNSIFITADLLLEKCEQFDDPYYTRLIDNIVSDSERIRDIISQTLNFSKLDNSGLEAVPIKDLLNNILIYAGRILFDNERINFELDANDRLMQCNLKVNKTSMEQVFINLLKNAVESIPDNEEGEVRLVIKRDDVNYVTFVISDTGVGIPESVQDDIFNQFYTTKKQGTGLGLSIVKELVEFHDGEIYVESEEGKGTSFIVKLPVADCEQAASRNGE; encoded by the coding sequence GTGAAGTCATTGAAAAATAAGAGGTACATTAATCTTCAAATTAAGATAACAGTTCTGGTTTTTGTTATTCTTCTTTCTCTGTCTTATCTTATCGGGCTTTACTTGTCCTCAAATGTAAAAAACAAAGCTCTAAGTATTTCTAAAACATATCTTACAAGTCTTCCTTCTCTGATAGATAATTCCATCAATAATTTTATGGTAGCCGGTGACAAAACTGTTGTTAAACAGCTTGTAAAAGAATTGTCTACGGATGAAAATATCATCGGCATTCATATTTTTGATGCGGAAGGTGATATTTCCTGTGCTTTTTCCGACTTTGAATCGCGGTATCCCAACAAATATTTGCACATGATATATTCCAACTATACGAAAAAAGAGACTTTGAAAGAAATTAAATCGGAAAAGATCGACATGCTGGCATATTACAAACCTTACGAAAATAAAAAAGAATGCAGAAGATGCCATCCTTCCGAGAAAAAGATTATCGGTGTATTAAATATTAATGTTGATATGAGCCAGTTTACAGGAGAGTTAAAATCTGAAGCTAATACTGTTCAGGCTATACTGATGATTTCTGCCTTTGTTTTGGCGGGCATACTCTCTTATGTTATCAATTATCTCATTACCAGGCCTGTCAGAAAGCTTGAGAATGGGATGAAAGAAGTATCCAATAATAATCTTAACACAACTGTTGAGATAAACTCCCGGGATGAGCTTGAAAAGCTTGCCGATTACTTTAATCAGATGGTAAAATCTTTGAGAAAAGCAAACAAAGAAATAGATTCATTTCAGAAAAGCCTTATCCATACGGACAGATTAATGACGGTAGGTCAACTTACAGCTTCCCTGAGTCATGAGATAAAGAATCCTCTCAATTCTATCTTTATAACGGCAGATCTTCTTCTTGAAAAATGCGAACAATTTGATGACCCCTATTATACAAGACTAATAGATAACATTGTAAGTGATTCGGAGAGGATAAGGGATATTATCAGCCAGACGCTGAATTTTTCAAAGCTGGATAATTCAGGTTTAGAGGCTGTCCCTATAAAAGACCTTCTGAACAATATCTTAATTTATGCCGGCAGGATACTTTTTGATAATGAGAGAATCAATTTTGAGCTGGATGCAAATGACAGGCTTATGCAGTGTAATTTGAAGGTTAACAAAACGAGTATGGAGCAGGTGTTTATCAATCTGCTGAAAAATGCGGTTGAAAGTATTCCAGATAATGAGGAAGGTGAAGTAAGGCTTGTCATTAAAAGGGACGATGTCAATTATGTCACTTTTGTTATTAGTGACACAGGAGTGGGAATTCCGGAATCTGTTCAGGATGATATCTTTAATCAGTTTTATACCACCAAAAAGCAGGGCACCGGTCTCGGACTTTCCATTGTGAAGGAACTCGTTGAATTCCATGACGGTGAAATCTATGTGGAGTCTGAAGAAGGAAAAGGAACAAGTTTTATTGTCAAACTTCCGGTGGCTGACTGTGAGCAGGCTGCTTCCCGTAACGGGGAGTAA
- a CDS encoding nitroreductase family protein has translation MIELLRKRRSVRKFKEKSIESEKIEILKEAVLRAPTSRNIMPWEFIFVTDKDKLKKLSEAKQHGSAFVAGAPLAVVVCADTDRSDVWVEDCSIASIILQLTGLEHGLGSCWAQIRNRKHNESESAEEYIKNLLGIPEHFAVENIIALGYPDEEKEPVPYSALSLEKIHMQKF, from the coding sequence ATGATTGAACTGTTAAGAAAAAGAAGAAGTGTTCGTAAATTTAAGGAAAAAAGTATTGAATCGGAAAAAATTGAAATATTGAAAGAGGCGGTTCTCAGGGCGCCCACTTCGAGAAATATCATGCCTTGGGAATTTATTTTTGTTACAGATAAGGATAAATTGAAAAAATTGTCCGAAGCAAAACAGCACGGCTCAGCTTTTGTTGCAGGTGCTCCCTTGGCTGTTGTTGTCTGTGCTGATACAGACAGATCAGATGTTTGGGTGGAAGATTGCAGTATCGCTTCTATAATACTTCAGTTAACCGGGCTTGAGCATGGGCTGGGCAGCTGCTGGGCCCAGATCAGAAACCGTAAGCATAATGAATCAGAATCAGCTGAGGAGTATATCAAAAATTTGCTCGGTATCCCTGAACACTTTGCGGTGGAAAATATAATTGCTTTGGGTTATCCTGATGAAGAAAAAGAGCCTGTACCGTATTCAGCTTTGTCGCTGGAAAAAATTCATATGCAAAAATTTTGA
- a CDS encoding ArnT family glycosyltransferase encodes MKMTNNRNIVFFLLLYFFILLIPTYNLPLFETTEARYSEVAREMIATGNYLEPYFEGVKHFHKPPFAYWMMAAGVKIFGTNGFGVRFFGVIAAVFSVFFLYKTARLFFKEEDDWFLSLLVMASSLLFLVISRIASTDIYLTFFTIAAQYFLFKQIFYEKSALNASIYGILLGLGFLTKGPIIFLFTILPYLSAKIFFKSHRKCFNLKDILLSAALFAVIALPWYIAVIVKNSDLLYYFLKVQTVDRVATNRFGRDQAFYFFFVIFLVSFFPHIVYFIKSIINFKKLDSFVKAILIYILLPFIVFQISVSKLATYILPFYGTASLVAYYGYKNFSSTVLNRTIIFISFIFPAALALSGYFYEPLYDFRYYTMLCALILITFLFSLFKHIYSFKSFLTGIAFFYIMLTLLLYFFIPYIGPNIKGYKQMSHKLNSIDPEKNIQTLLFRTSKPSVSFYRNKLAVTALEDDRYLGFQKTDEYKKYYYTSEEQVQQFVVTHEMFFLVTKPEKYLDFQKEYGTQCERVFEQRKYSAYKCSSKGLK; translated from the coding sequence ATGAAAATGACTAATAACAGAAATATAGTCTTTTTTTTGCTTTTATATTTTTTTATTCTTTTGATTCCTACTTACAATCTCCCCTTATTCGAGACAACTGAAGCCCGTTATTCCGAAGTTGCAAGGGAAATGATTGCAACGGGTAATTATCTGGAGCCTTATTTTGAAGGCGTGAAGCATTTCCACAAGCCGCCGTTTGCCTACTGGATGATGGCCGCTGGGGTGAAGATCTTCGGCACCAATGGTTTTGGTGTCAGGTTTTTTGGAGTCATTGCAGCAGTCTTTTCTGTCTTTTTTTTATACAAAACGGCGAGACTTTTTTTTAAGGAAGAGGACGACTGGTTTTTAAGTTTATTGGTTATGGCTTCATCTTTACTTTTTCTTGTAATTTCCAGAATTGCTTCTACGGATATTTATTTGACATTTTTTACTATTGCGGCTCAATATTTTCTGTTTAAACAGATATTTTACGAAAAATCCGCTCTTAATGCTTCAATCTACGGGATTCTGCTGGGGCTCGGATTTCTTACAAAGGGGCCAATAATATTTCTATTTACTATTTTGCCTTACCTGTCTGCAAAGATATTCTTTAAGTCTCACCGTAAATGTTTTAATCTTAAAGATATTTTGTTGTCTGCCGCCTTGTTTGCTGTAATTGCACTTCCCTGGTATATAGCTGTGATTGTAAAAAACTCTGATCTGTTATATTATTTCCTAAAGGTTCAGACTGTTGACAGGGTTGCCACTAACAGATTTGGTAGAGACCAGGCATTTTATTTCTTTTTTGTTATATTTTTAGTGTCCTTTTTTCCTCATATTGTTTATTTTATAAAATCCATAATCAATTTTAAGAAGCTGGACAGCTTTGTTAAAGCCATTTTAATATATATCTTGTTGCCGTTTATTGTATTTCAGATTTCAGTGAGTAAGCTTGCAACCTATATTCTTCCCTTTTACGGTACAGCCTCTTTGGTCGCATATTATGGGTACAAAAATTTCAGTTCCACCGTTTTAAACAGAACAATAATATTTATCTCATTTATTTTTCCTGCAGCGCTCGCTCTTTCGGGATATTTTTATGAACCGTTATACGATTTTCGTTATTATACCATGTTATGTGCTCTGATTTTAATTACTTTTCTTTTTTCTCTTTTTAAGCATATTTATAGTTTTAAAAGCTTTTTGACAGGTATCGCTTTCTTTTATATTATGCTTACCTTATTACTCTATTTTTTCATTCCATATATTGGTCCGAATATAAAAGGGTATAAACAGATGAGTCATAAACTTAACAGTATTGATCCGGAAAAAAATATACAAACACTGCTTTTCAGGACAAGCAAACCTTCTGTATCTTTCTACAGAAATAAGCTTGCAGTGACTGCATTGGAAGATGACAGATATCTCGGTTTTCAGAAAACAGATGAATATAAAAAATATTATTATACATCAGAAGAGCAAGTGCAGCAATTTGTGGTTACCCATGAAATGTTTTTCCTGGTAACAAAGCCGGAAAAATATCTTGACTTTCAAAAGGAGTATGGAACACAATGTGAAAGAGTGTTTGAACAGAGAAAATACTCAGCTTATAAGTGTAGCAGCAAGGGGTTAAAATGA